The sequence GCCGACAGCTCGACCTTGCCGGCGTAGCGTTGGGTTTGATCAACCTGCCGCCGCAGGAGGGATACACCTTCACCCACACCCACCGGGAGCAGGAGGAGGTCTATATGGTTCTCGAGGGGGCCGGCCGCCTGCTGATCGACGGTGAGGAAGTTCCCCTCGCTGCAGGCGACATGGTCCGGGTCGACCCGGCCAGCAAAAGGGCACTCAAGAACGACGGCGACACCCCCCTGCGCCTCATCTGCGCCGGGGCGGTGCCGGCCAGCTATCCGAAGCACCCCGAATCGCGCTACCTCATCGACGACGGGGTTCCCGACTACGACGACATCCCTCCCTGGTACGCCGGCAATGCAGCGGTAGCGGCGAAGAACACCGAACTGAAAAAGCGCTACGAACGCACGCAACAGAGACGGAAAAGCGTTAAAGTCCATGACGTGTAGCCAGTTCCTTCACCAAGCACCATTCGCCGGTTTACCATGAACAAAGCCAACATCGTCCTCATCGGCATGCCCGGCGCCGGCAAAAGCACGGTCGGGGTGGTGCTGGCCAAGCGTCTCGGCTTCGATTTTATCGACACCGACGTCCTGATCCAGGCCCGACAGGGGCGGCGGCTGCAGGAGATCATCGACGCCGAAGGCCTTGCCGCCTTCCGCCAGATCGAGGAAGCAACCCTGCTTTCCCTTTCCTGCCGCCGCACGGTGGTCGCCACCGGCGGCTCGGCAGTCTATAGCGAAGCGGCGATGGGGGCACTGAAAGCGAACGGCACGATCGTCTTTCTCGACACCCCCCTCGAAGAACTGATGCTGCGGGTTCGCGACATGGACACCCGGGGGATGGTCATCGACCCCGGGGAGACCTTTCCCGACCTCTTCGCCCGCCGCCTCCCCCTCTACCGCCGATGGGCCGGGCTGATTGTCGACGACCGCGGCAAGTCGGTGGAGGAACTCGCCGCCGAAATCGCCGACCGACTCCAGGACCATCTCCCCACCTCTGCCTGATCTGGCTTGTCCCTTGCAAAACCCCGGGTTGCGGGAACGAGGCACGGGATGGCCAAGGTCAGCACACCCCTCCTGAAAAAGCCCCCCTGCTTTCCCGACGCCTGGCACGGAAGGGAGGACAAGATGCCATTTCACGGACAGTGGTGCCGCAGATCGTTCCTCAAGGCTTCATTGCTCGCCGGCCTCACCCTTTTCGGCGGTCAGACCGCCTGGCCCCGCGAACTGTCGGACGAAGGCTTGCCGCTCGGGAAGCTCTCCCTGTTGAACATCCACAGCGGCGAGCGCCTGGCGGTGACCTACCGTGACCGCTCCGGCGAATACGACCTGCAGGCCCTCGACGAGCTCAACTGGCTGCTGCGCTGCCACCACACGGGGGAGGTCCATCCGATCGACGTGCGCACCCTCGAATATCTCAACCTCGTCGACCAGCGCCTCGGCGGCAGCAACGAGATCCACATCATTTCCGCCTACCGCTCTCCCGCCTACAATGAGCTGCTGCGCCAGAAGGGGCGCCAGGTCGCCAGAAACAGCCTGCACCTGCAGGGCCGTGCGATCGACATCCGCGTCCCCGGTGTAAAGCTGGCCAATCTGCGCCGCGCCGCTCTCGACCTGGAACTCGGCGGCGTCGGCTATTACCCCCGCACCGATTTCGTCCATATCGACTCCGGCGCCTTCCGCATGTGGTAGGCCGACTTCCTGTCAGTGGATAGTTGAGTTTCACACCGGAGGCAACGGCCTCATTTACTGGCTGAAAAATCTTTAGAATATTCAGGACGCTTGTTCAATAAATCGTGATCTCAGAGACCAGCCTCAAGAGGAGATCAAACTCTCCCCGACGAATATGATCAAATACCTACCGATTTTTCGCCGATCAATAGCGGAAAGTGTTGACACCGGTAGACCGACCGGTCTATTATTGCCCCATGAC is a genomic window of Desulfuromonadales bacterium containing:
- a CDS encoding shikimate kinase; this encodes MNKANIVLIGMPGAGKSTVGVVLAKRLGFDFIDTDVLIQARQGRRLQEIIDAEGLAAFRQIEEATLLSLSCRRTVVATGGSAVYSEAAMGALKANGTIVFLDTPLEELMLRVRDMDTRGMVIDPGETFPDLFARRLPLYRRWAGLIVDDRGKSVEELAAEIADRLQDHLPTSA
- a CDS encoding cupin domain-containing protein, with the translated sequence MYNKAHFDWDTLPPLTSPRRQLDLAGVALGLINLPPQEGYTFTHTHREQEEVYMVLEGAGRLLIDGEEVPLAAGDMVRVDPASKRALKNDGDTPLRLICAGAVPASYPKHPESRYLIDDGVPDYDDIPPWYAGNAAVAAKNTELKKRYERTQQRRKSVKVHDV
- a CDS encoding DUF882 domain-containing protein; this encodes MPFHGQWCRRSFLKASLLAGLTLFGGQTAWPRELSDEGLPLGKLSLLNIHSGERLAVTYRDRSGEYDLQALDELNWLLRCHHTGEVHPIDVRTLEYLNLVDQRLGGSNEIHIISAYRSPAYNELLRQKGRQVARNSLHLQGRAIDIRVPGVKLANLRRAALDLELGGVGYYPRTDFVHIDSGAFRMW